Genomic segment of Streptomyces longhuiensis:
GAGGAGAGGATCGAACTGGTGGAGCGGGCGAACCGTTACCGTCCACGGACGTGGGTGTGAGTTGATGTCGCAGATGCCTCGGCCGACGGCCATGTCGACGTGCCCCAGCTGCGAGGAGCCCCTCGAGTCGGGCGACCGCTTCTGCGGCGCGTGCGGGTACGACCTGTCGGCGGTACCGGCCCCGCCGGACCACCTGCCGACGGTCACGCCGGCCGCGGACGGGACCCCGCCCGCGCAGGCGCCCGCCGTGGACTGGCCGTCCGCCCCCGAGCTCGACAGCTCCGACACCCCGGCGCCCGTGCATCTGCCCACCGATCTGCCGGGCACCGACTCGGGCGGCTCCGAACTGCCGTCGGCCGTACGCTTCGACGGGGTTCCCGAGCAGGCCGGTGAGTCCGCCGTCTCCGGCGACTACACGCTGCCCGCGCCCGATCCGCGTACGGCGCCGCCCGAGGCGCTCGCGACGCCGCCCGCGGGCACGAAGCTCTGCGTGGCGTGCCGGGCCGGGCACGTCGACCAGGACGGCTACTGCGAGAACTGCGGGCACGCGCAGCCGCGCGAGCGCGATCACATGGAGCAGGAGCTGGGCGCGGTCGCCGCGGTCAGCGACCGCGGGCTGCGCCACCACCGCAACGAGGACGCGTTCGCGATCGCGTCGGCCGCGCTGCCCGACGGGACACCGTCCGTCGTCTCGATCGTCTGCGACGGCGTCTCCTCGGCGACCCGCCCCGACGAGGCGTCCCTGGCCGCGTCGCGCGCCGCGAGCGAGGCGCTCCTGGAGTCCCTGCCGCGCGGCACGCATCCGCAGCAGGCCATGCACGACGCGATCGTCGTGGCGGCCGAGGCGGTCAACGTCCTGGCGCAGGAGTCCGGTTCGTCCCGCGAGCACGCCCCACACCAGAACGCGCCCGCGTGCACGCTGGTCGGCGCGATCGTCGCCAAGGACCTGCTGATCGTCGGCTGGGTCGGCGACTCGCGCGCCTACTGGGTGCCCGACGACCGCACGGCCCCCGCCGCCCGCCTCACCGAGGACGACTCGTGGGCGGCACAGATGGTCGCCGCGGGCCTGATGAACGAGGCGGAGGCGTACGCGGACGAGCGCGCGCACGCCATCACGGGCTGGCTCGGCGCGGACGCGTACGAACTGGAGCCGCACACGGCCTCGTTCAAGCCGGACCGCCCCGGCGTGGTCGTGGTGT
This window contains:
- a CDS encoding protein phosphatase 2C domain-containing protein, which translates into the protein MSQMPRPTAMSTCPSCEEPLESGDRFCGACGYDLSAVPAPPDHLPTVTPAADGTPPAQAPAVDWPSAPELDSSDTPAPVHLPTDLPGTDSGGSELPSAVRFDGVPEQAGESAVSGDYTLPAPDPRTAPPEALATPPAGTKLCVACRAGHVDQDGYCENCGHAQPRERDHMEQELGAVAAVSDRGLRHHRNEDAFAIASAALPDGTPSVVSIVCDGVSSATRPDEASLAASRAASEALLESLPRGTHPQQAMHDAIVVAAEAVNVLAQESGSSREHAPHQNAPACTLVGAIVAKDLLIVGWVGDSRAYWVPDDRTAPAARLTEDDSWAAQMVAAGLMNEAEAYADERAHAITGWLGADAYELEPHTASFKPDRPGVVVVCTDGLWNYAEAAEEMARVIPADAAHRPLHSAQVLVGHALDGGGHDNVTVAVLPFPVPPQGAGSA